A section of the Triticum dicoccoides isolate Atlit2015 ecotype Zavitan chromosome 7A, WEW_v2.0, whole genome shotgun sequence genome encodes:
- the LOC119327565 gene encoding pentatricopeptide repeat-containing protein At4g16470-like — MDSSSLARKLRSLCIAGELSRAVSLLHRSAVFAVSSAYALLLQECVNRRDARLGKRIHARMVSTGFRCSDYMATKLLIFYSKIGELGVARNLFDGMPRRDVVAWNAMISGCTRGREEAQAVDMFGLVRAEGLRPDQFTFASVLCACARMAALDHGRRVHGVMVKSAVAAVNVFANSALVDMYLKCSSAEDARRAFAAAPERNVTMWTALISGHGQHGHVREALALFGEMTRDGFRPNDVTFLAVLSACAHGGLVDEGLMHFSSMPSDYGLTPKGAHYAAVVDMLARVGRLREAYELVKNLPDCQEHSVVWGALLGACRKHGDVGLVELAAQRFFRLQPGNAGKYVVLANTYAACDMWDSVAGMHESMKSLGIRKDPAWSAVEVQGKKHVFLARDTYHDESWEIYEACNALARSINEHSLRV, encoded by the coding sequence ATGGACTCGAGTAGCCTAGCGCGAAAGCTGAGGTCGCTGTGCATCGCGGGGGAGCTCTCTCGTGCCGTGAGCCTCCTCCACCGGAGCGCCGTGTTCGCCGTCTCGAGCGCCTACGCTCTTCTGCTGCAAGAGTGCGTGAACCGGAGGGACGCGAGGCTCGGCAAGAGGATCCACGCGCGCATGGTCTCCACCGGCTTCAGATGCAGCGACTACATGGCCACCAAGCTGCTGATATTTTATTCCAAGATCGGGGAGCTCGGCGTCGCCCGGAACCTGTTCGACGGAATGCCGCGCAGGGACGTCGTGGCGTGGAACGCGATGATATCCGGGTGCACGCGCGGGCGGGAGGAGGCGCAGGCGGTGGACATGTTCGGCCTGGTGCGGGCTGAGGGGCTGAGGCCGGACCAGTTCACGTTCGCGTCGGTGCTCTGCGCGTGCGCCAGGATGGCCGCGCTGGACCACGGCCGGCGCGTGCACGGCGTCATGGTCAagtccgccgtcgccgccgtcaacGTGTTCGCCAACAGCGCGCTCGTCGACATGTACCTCAAGTGCAGCAGCGCCGAGGACGCGCGCCGGGCGTTCGCGGCCGCGCCGGAGCGGAACGTCACCATGTGGACCGCGCTCATCTCCGGGCACGGCCAGCACGGCCACGTGCGCGAGGCGCTGGCGCTCTTCGGCGAGATGACGCGCGACGGGTTCCGGCCGAACGACGTGACGTTCCTCGCTGTGCTCTCGGCCTGCGCGCACGGCGGGCTCGTCGATGAGGGTCTGATGCACTTCTCGTCCATGCCGTCGGACTACGGGCTCACCCCGAAGGGCGCGCACTACGCGGCGGTGGTCGACATGCTCGCCAGGGTCGGCAGGCTCCGCGAAGCCTACGAGCTTGTCAAGAACCTGCCGGACTGCCAGGAGCACTCGGTGGTCTGGGGCGCGCTGCTGGGCGCCTGCAGGAAGCACGGCGACGTGGGGCTGGTCGAGCTTGCCGCGCAGCGCTTCTTTCGGCTGCAGCCGGGGAATGCCGGCAAGTACGTCGTCCTCGCGAACACGTACGCTGCCTGCGACATGTGGGACAGCGTGGCCGGTATGCACGAGTCCATGAAGTCGCTGGGCATTCGGAAGGACCCTGCTTGGAGCGCCGTCGAAGTCCAGGGGAAGAAGCACGTCTTCCTCGCCAGAGACACATACCACGACGAGAGTTGGGAGATATATGAAGCCTGCAATGCCTTGGCCCGCTCGATCAACGAGCACTCCTTGCGAGTGTGA